One window from the genome of Metabacillus flavus encodes:
- a CDS encoding cyclase family protein produces the protein MKMYDVSAPIFEGMPVYKNKEEKQPVLNTATNGYVTETRIAMDLHTGTHVDSPLHMIVEGDTMESISLDDLVGEAKVFDLTHVEDRIRKEDIEKFDIQKGDFVLFKTKNSLEDEFNFEFIFVAECAAKHLSEIGIRGVGIDALGVERSQEGHPTHKTLFKHDVIIIEGLRLKEVSEGSYFMVAAPLKIVGKDAAPARILLFEGLKAE, from the coding sequence ATGAAGATGTACGATGTATCCGCACCGATTTTTGAAGGAATGCCTGTTTACAAAAATAAAGAAGAAAAGCAGCCTGTTTTAAACACGGCAACGAACGGATATGTAACAGAAACACGCATCGCAATGGATTTGCATACCGGTACACATGTCGACTCCCCTCTTCACATGATTGTTGAAGGAGACACAATGGAATCGATCTCTTTGGACGATCTTGTCGGAGAAGCAAAGGTTTTTGATTTAACACATGTCGAAGACCGGATCCGCAAAGAGGATATCGAAAAATTTGATATTCAAAAGGGGGATTTCGTTCTTTTCAAAACGAAAAACTCTCTTGAGGATGAATTCAACTTTGAATTTATTTTCGTAGCTGAATGTGCAGCGAAGCATTTAAGCGAAATCGGTATCAGAGGAGTAGGAATTGATGCACTTGGCGTTGAGAGAAGCCAGGAAGGCCATCCTACACACAAAACGCTATTCAAGCATGACGTCATTATTATTGAAGGCCTCCGCTTGAAGGAAGTCAGCGAAGGAAGCTATTTTATGGTGGCAGCGCCCCTGAAGATAGTAGGAAAAGACGCAGCGCCGGCCAGAATTCTATTGTTTGAAGGATTAAAAGCAGAATAA
- a CDS encoding glucose-1-dehydrogenase: protein MFKDLEGKVVVVTGASSGLGRAIAKRFGQEKAKVVINYYKNEGKSDELIGEIKEAGGEAVKVQGDVSKEEDVKKIIQFAIDTYGTLDVMVNNAGIQNEVPTEELSLDDWNKVISTNLTGIFVGSREAIAYMLKNDIKGSIINMSSVHQIIPWPHFAHYAASKGGIKMLSETLALEFAPHGIRVNCLAPGAINTPINKEKFSDPAAKEEVLKMIPLNKIGEPEEVAAAAVWLASEEASYVTGTTLYIDGGMTNYPSFQAGKG, encoded by the coding sequence ATGTTTAAAGATTTAGAAGGAAAGGTCGTTGTTGTCACGGGTGCAAGTTCAGGCCTGGGCCGTGCGATTGCAAAACGATTTGGCCAGGAGAAAGCAAAGGTTGTCATTAACTATTACAAAAACGAGGGAAAATCAGACGAGCTGATCGGCGAGATAAAAGAAGCAGGCGGAGAAGCCGTTAAGGTTCAAGGAGACGTATCGAAAGAAGAGGATGTAAAAAAAATTATCCAATTTGCCATTGATACATATGGAACACTTGATGTCATGGTCAACAACGCGGGTATTCAAAACGAAGTGCCGACAGAGGAATTGTCCCTTGATGATTGGAATAAAGTCATATCAACGAACCTGACAGGTATCTTTGTTGGAAGCAGAGAAGCAATTGCTTATATGCTTAAAAACGACATAAAGGGAAGCATTATCAACATGTCCTCCGTTCACCAGATCATCCCGTGGCCTCATTTTGCTCATTACGCTGCCTCGAAGGGCGGAATTAAAATGCTGAGTGAAACACTGGCGCTTGAATTTGCACCGCATGGCATCCGTGTCAACTGCTTGGCACCAGGAGCCATCAACACACCAATTAACAAAGAAAAGTTCAGTGACCCGGCTGCAAAGGAAGAAGTCCTGAAAATGATTCCGCTCAACAAAATCGGAGAGCCTGAGGAAGTAGCGGCTGCAGCCGTCTGGCTGGCATCTGAAGAAGCAAGCTATGTAACCGGAACAACTCTTTACATTGATGGCGGAATGACGAACTATCCAAGCTTCCAGGCCGGTAAAGGCTAA
- a CDS encoding GRP family sugar transporter encodes MGILLALIPAITWGSLVLISVKLGGDAKSQTLGITIGALLFAIVTYFFTFPDITGLAWGIGIVSGVLWAIGQFGQLSSVKYIGVAKTVPISTGLQLMGTTLFGVLLFKEWDTKSAIILGSIAVASIIIGVVLTSIGQKAENAEDKKHFKKGMLILLVSSLGYIGYVVIIRQFQIDGWSAILPQGIGMVAGALVLTIKSKPFNKYAVRNILTGIWWSAGNLGLLLSLPLIGVATSFSLSQTGIVISTLGGLFLLQEKSAKKQVIFVIIGCLLIIAGGVLLGYTKR; translated from the coding sequence ATAGGAATTTTATTAGCATTAATCCCGGCAATTACGTGGGGAAGCTTAGTATTAATCAGTGTAAAACTGGGCGGGGATGCTAAGAGCCAAACGCTTGGAATTACAATTGGCGCACTGCTGTTTGCCATCGTTACCTATTTTTTTACCTTTCCGGATATCACCGGTTTAGCCTGGGGAATTGGAATTGTTTCAGGTGTTTTATGGGCCATTGGACAATTCGGTCAGCTGTCCAGCGTCAAGTACATAGGGGTTGCCAAAACGGTGCCCATTTCTACGGGTCTGCAGTTAATGGGTACAACCCTTTTCGGGGTATTGCTCTTTAAAGAATGGGATACAAAATCAGCCATTATTCTTGGTTCCATTGCTGTAGCATCTATTATTATTGGAGTGGTTCTTACTTCTATCGGCCAAAAAGCAGAAAATGCTGAAGACAAAAAGCATTTTAAAAAAGGAATGCTCATTTTACTTGTTTCCTCACTTGGATATATTGGCTACGTCGTTATTATCCGGCAATTTCAAATTGACGGATGGTCAGCCATCCTGCCGCAAGGAATCGGTATGGTCGCAGGAGCCCTGGTCCTTACCATAAAAAGCAAGCCGTTTAACAAATATGCAGTAAGGAATATTCTGACGGGAATTTGGTGGTCTGCAGGTAACCTGGGCTTGCTCCTGTCACTCCCGTTAATAGGAGTAGCCACAAGCTTTTCCCTGTCACAAACAGGTATTGTTATATCAACACTTGGCGGCCTGTTCTTATTGCAGGAGAAATCAGCGAAAAAACAAGTCATATTCGTGATCATCGGATGCCTGCTCATTATCGCAGGAGGCGTTCTCCTCGGGTATACAAAACGATGA
- the gndA gene encoding NADP-dependent phosphogluconate dehydrogenase has product MSKQQIGVIGLAVMGKNLALNIESRGYSVSVYNRSSDKTEDFLTESKGKNVKGTYSIEEFVQSLETPRKILLMVKAGPATDATIETLLPYLDKGDILIDGGNTFFKDTQRRNAELAESGIHFIGTGVSGGEEGALKGPSIMPGGQKEAHDLVKPILEAISAKVDGEACTTYIGPDGAGHYVKMVHNGIEYGDMQLISEAYFLLKNVLGLSAEEFHEVFAEWNKGELDSYLIEITADIFTKKDDETGKPLVDVILDTAGQKGTGKWTSSNALDLGVPLPIITESVFSRFISAMKDERVKASKVLSGPEAGSYTGDKQELIEAVRQALFMSKICSYAQGFAQMKAASEEYSWDLKYGEIAMIFRGGCIIRAAFLQQIKEAFDRDANLSNLLLDPYFKEIVQKYQVSLRKTLSVAIERGVAVPGFSSALAYFDSYRTEVLPANLIQAQRDYFGAHTYQRTDKEGIFHTEWMTK; this is encoded by the coding sequence ATGTCAAAACAGCAAATTGGTGTGATTGGTCTTGCCGTCATGGGTAAGAACCTAGCTTTGAATATTGAGAGCCGCGGGTATTCAGTATCCGTTTACAACCGTTCTTCTGATAAGACAGAGGATTTCCTTACAGAATCCAAAGGCAAGAATGTAAAAGGTACATACAGCATTGAGGAGTTTGTACAATCACTGGAAACTCCAAGAAAAATATTATTAATGGTGAAAGCAGGACCTGCAACGGATGCAACAATTGAAACGCTTCTCCCATATTTGGATAAAGGCGACATCCTTATTGACGGAGGAAACACATTCTTTAAAGATACACAGCGCAGAAATGCAGAGCTTGCGGAGAGCGGAATTCACTTTATCGGAACAGGTGTATCAGGCGGTGAAGAAGGCGCGTTAAAAGGACCTTCCATCATGCCCGGAGGACAAAAAGAAGCACACGACCTCGTAAAGCCAATTCTTGAAGCTATTTCAGCCAAAGTAGATGGTGAGGCTTGTACAACCTATATCGGTCCGGATGGCGCGGGCCATTACGTAAAAATGGTCCACAACGGAATAGAATACGGGGACATGCAGCTCATTTCAGAGGCCTATTTTCTATTGAAAAATGTACTTGGACTTTCTGCTGAGGAATTCCATGAAGTATTTGCGGAGTGGAACAAAGGAGAGCTTGACAGCTACCTGATCGAAATTACAGCTGATATCTTTACAAAAAAAGATGACGAAACAGGCAAACCGCTAGTGGATGTTATTTTGGATACTGCTGGACAAAAAGGTACAGGAAAATGGACGAGCAGCAATGCATTAGACCTTGGTGTACCTCTGCCAATCATCACAGAGTCCGTCTTCTCACGCTTTATTTCAGCCATGAAGGACGAACGTGTGAAGGCAAGCAAAGTATTGTCAGGACCTGAAGCGGGTTCTTACACAGGAGATAAGCAAGAACTGATTGAAGCGGTCCGCCAGGCGCTGTTCATGAGTAAAATCTGCTCTTACGCCCAAGGCTTCGCGCAAATGAAAGCTGCTTCAGAGGAATACAGCTGGGACCTTAAATATGGTGAAATTGCGATGATTTTTAGAGGGGGATGCATCATCCGTGCAGCATTCCTTCAGCAAATCAAGGAAGCGTTTGACAGAGATGCTAATCTTTCAAACCTGCTTCTTGACCCATATTTCAAAGAAATTGTTCAAAAATATCAGGTTTCATTAAGGAAAACTCTTTCTGTGGCGATTGAACGCGGGGTAGCTGTGCCAGGTTTCTCAAGCGCACTTGCTTACTTCGACAGCTATCGCACAGAAGTTTTGCCGGCAAATCTGATTCAGGCACAGCGAGACTATTTCGGTGCTCACACGTATCAGCGAACAGATAAAGAAGGAATTTTCCACACAGAATGGATGACTAAATAA
- a CDS encoding DNA polymerase IV, translating to MQEEVKKGRIIFHIDMNSFYASVEMAYDPELKGKPVAIAGNAEERKGIIVTCSYEARKYGVKTTMQLWQARRLCPDLIVRKPNFDRYRQSSKAMFDVLREYTPLVEPVSIDEGYMDITDYTNGENPIDIAKSLQSRLLEELMLPSSIGIAPNKFLAKMASNMKKPLGITVLRKRELNQFLWPLPVEEMHGVGEKTGEKLKGIGIHTIHDLVQAEDGRLKELLGINGERLKKRASGTDDRPVDPESIYDFKSIGNSSTLPKDSSNPRELDKLISKLAESVSRRMNRKNVLASRLSVMIRYGNRQTFTRTAKLENPIAGASGIEEEAKRIFYKHWTGEPIRLLGITGMDLLEKEEAVKQLDLFSYQEDAKDEPLWNVLDQINGKFGRNTIKRGLTGRFDEDNTSGTSFNKDFLRDSKE from the coding sequence ATGCAGGAAGAAGTGAAAAAAGGACGCATCATTTTTCACATCGATATGAATAGCTTTTATGCCTCGGTTGAAATGGCCTACGATCCCGAGCTGAAAGGAAAGCCGGTGGCGATTGCCGGGAACGCAGAAGAACGGAAGGGAATCATTGTGACCTGCTCCTATGAAGCAAGAAAATATGGGGTGAAAACTACGATGCAGCTATGGCAGGCTAGAAGATTATGTCCGGATCTTATTGTCAGGAAACCGAACTTCGACCGCTACCGCCAGTCCTCTAAAGCGATGTTTGATGTTCTGAGAGAGTATACTCCTTTAGTCGAGCCTGTGAGCATCGATGAAGGCTATATGGATATCACCGATTATACCAATGGTGAAAACCCTATTGATATAGCCAAGTCGCTTCAATCAAGGCTGCTTGAAGAACTTATGCTCCCTTCCAGTATAGGGATTGCTCCAAATAAGTTCCTGGCTAAGATGGCATCCAATATGAAAAAACCGCTTGGTATTACGGTGCTTCGCAAGCGCGAACTGAATCAGTTTTTATGGCCTCTACCCGTTGAAGAAATGCATGGAGTGGGAGAAAAGACGGGAGAAAAGCTGAAAGGAATCGGCATTCACACAATCCATGATCTTGTACAGGCAGAGGATGGAAGGCTTAAAGAACTGCTTGGAATCAATGGGGAGCGGCTGAAAAAAAGAGCCTCCGGGACAGATGACCGGCCTGTTGATCCGGAGTCCATTTACGATTTTAAAAGCATTGGAAATTCTTCTACGCTTCCTAAAGATTCATCAAATCCGAGGGAACTGGATAAACTGATTTCGAAGCTTGCTGAGTCGGTAAGCAGAAGAATGAACCGGAAAAATGTTCTGGCCTCAAGATTATCCGTTATGATCCGGTATGGAAACCGCCAGACCTTCACAAGAACGGCAAAGCTTGAAAATCCGATTGCCGGAGCATCCGGTATTGAAGAAGAAGCAAAGCGGATTTTTTACAAGCACTGGACAGGAGAACCAATCCGGCTTCTTGGCATAACCGGAATGGATCTGCTTGAGAAAGAGGAAGCCGTCAAACAGCTCGATTTGTTTTCCTACCAGGAGGATGCGAAGGATGAGCCGCTTTGGAATGTACTTGATCAAATTAACGGGAAATTTGGAAGGAATACGATTAAACGGGGATTGACTGGAAGGTTCGATGAGGACAACACGAGCGGAACGAGCTTCAACAAAGATTTTCTGAGAGATTCTAAGGAATAG
- a CDS encoding DUF6376 family protein produces MMRLMTLLIISMLFLYGCSVSSKPATYGEEAANFAYELSATSEQISTLFYDAADSETARTELETILISMKNQITAFNKTQAPEQMSEWHRELVEQNRHALQNIDDYLTAIENNTYTDNLKTDPGLPRQVNVIQSIAKNIENDEKK; encoded by the coding sequence ATGATGCGCCTGATGACTTTATTGATCATTTCCATGCTCTTCCTGTATGGCTGCTCTGTGTCTTCTAAGCCTGCTACATACGGGGAAGAAGCTGCAAACTTTGCATACGAATTGTCAGCAACGTCTGAACAGATCTCGACTCTATTCTATGATGCAGCTGATAGTGAAACGGCCAGAACTGAGCTTGAAACGATTCTGATCAGTATGAAAAATCAAATCACAGCCTTTAATAAGACTCAGGCACCTGAGCAGATGTCGGAGTGGCACCGGGAACTTGTGGAACAGAATCGGCATGCCTTGCAAAACATTGATGATTACTTAACTGCCATTGAGAATAACACCTACACTGATAATCTGAAAACCGATCCCGGATTGCCGCGGCAGGTAAATGTTATCCAAAGTATTGCTAAAAACATCGAGAATGATGAGAAGAAATAA
- a CDS encoding chemotaxis protein CheW: protein MKAVIFQTQEEDFGISIEHVVSIEKVLDLKPIPNLPDYVKGVMPIRGELVPVIDVSFLFTKIENNELEQAKVITVQTDDLTAGLLVNEAKEILELEEEQLKPLPIGAGASSKWFSSIAMKDSRLITLVNPASFIGTLEALDEIKAEIHNINNEENEKASI, encoded by the coding sequence ATGAAGGCGGTCATTTTTCAAACTCAAGAAGAGGATTTCGGGATTTCGATCGAGCATGTAGTTTCAATCGAAAAAGTTCTGGATCTCAAACCAATCCCCAATCTGCCGGACTATGTAAAGGGTGTTATGCCGATAAGAGGCGAATTGGTCCCAGTCATCGACGTTTCTTTCTTATTCACCAAAATAGAAAACAATGAGCTGGAGCAGGCGAAGGTAATAACGGTTCAAACGGATGATCTAACAGCAGGTTTGCTCGTGAACGAAGCGAAGGAAATACTTGAACTTGAAGAAGAACAGCTCAAACCGCTGCCAATCGGAGCAGGAGCCTCATCAAAATGGTTCTCATCCATCGCCATGAAGGACAGCAGGCTGATTACACTGGTTAACCCAGCTTCCTTCATCGGAACATTGGAGGCACTGGATGAAATAAAGGCTGAAATACACAATATCAATAATGAAGAAAACGAAAAAGCATCCATTTAA
- a CDS encoding tripeptidase T, whose protein sequence is MVNQDRIVEEFLELVKIDSETKFESEIAIVLKEKFSSLGLHVTEDDTTAITGHGAGNLICTLEATREGLDPIYFTSHMDTVVPGKGIKPSIKDGYIVTDGTTILGADDKAGLAAMFEAIRILKEKEIPHGKIEFVITAGEESGLVGAKALDPKLMTAKFGYALDSDGKVGDIIVAAPTQAKVKAVIKGKTAHAGVAPEKGVSAITIAAKAISKMPLGRLDEETTANIGRFEGGTQTNIVCDHVDILAEARSLVPEKMEAQVEKMKRAFEEAAKELGGQAEVDIQVMYPGFKFGEGDHVVEIAKRAAAAIGRESRLLTSGGGSDANVIAGNGIPTVNLAVGYEDIHTTNEKMPIEELVKTAEMVVAVIEEAAK, encoded by the coding sequence ATGGTAAATCAAGACAGAATCGTAGAAGAATTTCTGGAATTGGTTAAAATCGATTCCGAAACAAAGTTTGAATCAGAAATTGCGATAGTGCTGAAAGAAAAATTCTCAAGCCTTGGACTCCACGTTACTGAGGATGATACCACCGCCATAACAGGCCATGGTGCAGGCAATCTAATCTGCACACTGGAAGCAACGAGAGAGGGACTCGATCCCATTTACTTTACGTCCCACATGGACACCGTTGTACCTGGCAAGGGCATTAAACCATCAATCAAGGACGGCTATATCGTAACGGATGGTACGACGATTCTTGGTGCAGATGACAAAGCGGGGCTTGCTGCTATGTTTGAAGCAATCCGTATTTTAAAAGAAAAAGAAATTCCGCACGGCAAAATTGAATTTGTTATTACTGCCGGAGAAGAGTCCGGTCTTGTCGGAGCAAAAGCCCTTGATCCTAAGCTGATGACAGCAAAATTCGGATATGCATTGGACAGTGACGGGAAAGTAGGGGACATCATTGTTGCCGCTCCTACTCAGGCGAAGGTAAAAGCCGTAATTAAAGGCAAAACAGCTCATGCTGGAGTAGCGCCTGAAAAGGGTGTTTCTGCGATTACGATTGCTGCCAAGGCCATTTCTAAAATGCCGCTCGGCCGCCTGGATGAAGAGACAACGGCTAACATCGGACGCTTTGAAGGAGGCACTCAAACGAATATCGTCTGCGACCATGTCGACATTCTGGCAGAAGCAAGATCTTTAGTGCCTGAAAAAATGGAAGCCCAAGTAGAAAAAATGAAACGAGCGTTTGAAGAAGCGGCAAAAGAACTTGGCGGGCAAGCGGAAGTAGACATTCAGGTTATGTACCCGGGCTTTAAATTCGGGGAAGGCGATCACGTTGTTGAAATAGCGAAACGTGCCGCAGCTGCCATCGGCCGTGAAAGCCGTCTGCTGACAAGCGGAGGCGGAAGTGATGCGAACGTTATTGCAGGCAATGGAATTCCGACCGTCAATCTTGCTGTAGGCTATGAAGATATTCACACAACGAACGAAAAGATGCCAATCGAAGAGCTGGTCAAAACAGCCGAAATGGTTGTTGCCGTTATCGAAGAAGCAGCAAAATGA
- a CDS encoding acyl-CoA carboxylase subunit beta, which yields MDIYDKINELYDRRREIEMGGGDDKIEKQHEKGKLTARERIDLLVDEGTFVELNAFIEHRCNDFGLQGKKGPGDGVVTGYAKVNGRPIYLFSQDFTVFGGALGEMHAKKIAAVMDLAAKNGTPFIGLNDSGGARIQEGVVSLDGYGHIFYRNSIYSGVIPQISVILGPCAGGAVYSPAITDFVFMVEKTSQMFITGPKVIETVTGEKISSEDLGGAHVHNTVSGNAHFSGGTEQEVLEKVRLLLSYLPQNNEEKPPAEEEPEGSDYRPDLTDLIPFDAIRPYDVRTVIHNIMDPDSFMEVHEGFAKNMVVGFARIKGKTVGLVCNQPKYMAGGLDIDSSDKASRFIRFCDSFNIPIITFEDVTGFFPGVKQEHGGIIRHGAKILYAYSEATVPKITVILRKAYGGAYVALNSKSIGADLVYAWPNAEIAVMGPQGAANIIFSRDIQNSEDPEAERAKKIEEYREKFANPYVAASQGMVDDVIDPRETRIKLIQALDMLSSKKETRPYKKHGNIPL from the coding sequence ATGGATATTTACGATAAAATTAACGAATTATATGACCGCAGGCGGGAAATTGAAATGGGCGGCGGAGACGATAAAATAGAAAAACAGCATGAAAAAGGAAAGCTGACGGCAAGAGAACGAATTGACCTGCTGGTTGATGAGGGGACCTTTGTTGAATTGAATGCCTTTATTGAACACCGGTGTAATGATTTTGGCCTTCAAGGCAAAAAAGGACCGGGAGATGGAGTGGTAACAGGGTATGCAAAGGTAAATGGCAGACCCATTTATTTATTTTCACAGGACTTCACGGTATTTGGCGGAGCGCTCGGTGAAATGCATGCGAAAAAAATAGCAGCTGTGATGGACCTTGCAGCGAAGAACGGCACTCCTTTCATTGGCCTGAATGACTCTGGAGGTGCGAGGATTCAAGAGGGTGTGGTATCATTAGATGGTTACGGACACATCTTTTACAGGAATAGCATTTATTCAGGAGTCATTCCTCAAATATCTGTTATTCTGGGACCTTGTGCAGGCGGTGCAGTTTATTCCCCGGCTATCACTGATTTTGTTTTCATGGTGGAGAAAACGAGCCAAATGTTTATTACAGGGCCAAAGGTTATTGAAACTGTGACCGGTGAGAAAATCAGCTCTGAAGATCTTGGAGGAGCGCACGTACATAATACAGTCAGCGGGAATGCCCATTTTTCCGGCGGGACAGAGCAGGAAGTTTTGGAAAAGGTCCGGCTTCTTTTAAGCTATCTGCCTCAGAATAATGAAGAAAAGCCGCCAGCCGAAGAAGAACCGGAAGGAAGCGATTACCGTCCTGATTTAACCGATTTAATCCCTTTTGATGCAATCAGACCCTATGATGTAAGAACCGTCATTCATAATATTATGGACCCGGATTCATTCATGGAGGTCCATGAGGGCTTTGCCAAAAATATGGTGGTCGGATTTGCACGGATAAAGGGAAAAACGGTCGGTTTAGTCTGCAATCAGCCGAAATACATGGCCGGAGGACTGGACATCGATTCTTCTGACAAAGCTTCCAGGTTTATTCGTTTTTGTGATTCCTTTAACATTCCGATTATTACATTTGAAGATGTAACCGGATTTTTTCCAGGTGTTAAACAGGAGCATGGTGGAATTATCCGTCATGGAGCAAAAATTTTATACGCGTACTCAGAAGCAACGGTTCCCAAAATTACGGTTATTTTGAGAAAAGCATATGGGGGAGCCTATGTAGCTTTAAACAGCAAATCAATCGGTGCAGACCTGGTATACGCTTGGCCGAACGCTGAAATTGCCGTTATGGGACCCCAAGGTGCGGCAAATATCATTTTTTCAAGAGACATTCAAAACAGTGAGGATCCGGAAGCGGAAAGAGCGAAAAAAATCGAAGAATACCGTGAAAAATTCGCCAATCCATACGTGGCTGCAAGCCAGGGAATGGTTGATGATGTCATCGATCCGCGGGAAACCCGGATTAAGCTTATTCAGGCACTGGACATGCTTTCTTCAAAGAAAGAAACACGGCCTTACAAAAAACACGGAAACATCCCGCTATAA
- the mce gene encoding methylmalonyl-CoA epimerase: MIKNVDHLGIAVTSIQNSLPFYVDALGMKLIGEEEVPSQLVKVAFLDAGNQKIELLEPTSSDSPVARFIEKRGEGIHHIAYKVDNIDERIAELSKQGIMMIDHAPRLGAGGASIAFLHPKSTGGTLTELCEKKGNDVK; this comes from the coding sequence ATGATAAAAAATGTAGATCATTTAGGGATCGCGGTAACATCTATTCAAAATTCGCTGCCGTTTTATGTAGACGCTTTAGGGATGAAGCTCATTGGTGAGGAAGAAGTGCCTTCCCAGCTGGTTAAGGTTGCTTTTTTAGATGCGGGGAATCAAAAAATTGAACTGCTTGAGCCGACATCTTCTGATAGCCCGGTAGCCAGATTTATCGAAAAAAGGGGCGAGGGGATTCATCACATAGCTTATAAAGTAGACAATATTGACGAACGGATTGCTGAGCTTAGCAAACAGGGAATCATGATGATTGATCATGCTCCAAGACTCGGGGCAGGAGGAGCATCAATCGCTTTCCTTCACCCGAAATCAACAGGTGGAACGCTGACAGAGCTTTGTGAAAAAAAGGGGAATGATGTGAAATGA
- the prli42 gene encoding stressosome-associated protein Prli42, protein MSNKKVQKIVVMVMLGVMLLTTLLAGLSTFIGF, encoded by the coding sequence ATGTCCAATAAAAAAGTCCAGAAAATTGTTGTGATGGTTATGCTGGGAGTCATGCTCCTGACAACGCTTCTAGCCGGATTATCAACTTTTATCGGGTTCTAA
- a CDS encoding L,D-transpeptidase encodes MIILSILMASPIWPLGHNPVEGDPYLIINKQTNEMAFIDDGSIQKIYSVASGKESKLTPEGEFSIIVKAVDPYYRKKDIPGGDPKNPLGPRWIGFDAEGTDGRTYGIHGTNRESSIGSFVTQGCVRMHNEEVKQLFSKIPIGTKVWITDTNQTFETLAKEKGAISTE; translated from the coding sequence ATGATTATTCTTTCAATACTGATGGCTTCTCCGATTTGGCCGCTGGGACATAACCCGGTTGAGGGGGATCCCTACCTGATCATAAACAAGCAAACGAATGAAATGGCTTTTATTGATGATGGATCAATTCAGAAAATTTACTCTGTTGCCAGCGGAAAGGAATCAAAGCTAACACCAGAGGGAGAATTCTCAATTATTGTCAAAGCGGTGGATCCTTATTACCGGAAGAAAGACATCCCCGGCGGAGATCCGAAAAATCCTCTCGGTCCGCGATGGATCGGATTTGATGCAGAAGGAACGGATGGACGGACATACGGTATTCACGGAACGAATCGCGAATCATCCATCGGAAGCTTTGTCACTCAGGGCTGTGTCCGCATGCACAATGAAGAAGTTAAACAGCTCTTTTCTAAAATTCCAATTGGAACCAAAGTCTGGATTACCGATACGAATCAGACGTTTGAAACACTTGCTAAGGAAAAAGGGGCCATTTCAACCGAATAA
- a CDS encoding aromatic acid exporter family protein — MKPFRIGYRTIKTALGTAAAISLAQLFGLQNFPSAGIIAILCIQVTKKKSLQSSWARFLACSIAILFSFVFFELFGYSPIVIGFMLLLFIPVAVMAKAKEGIVTSSVIILHLYASNHITLSLILNELALIATGIGVALIMNLYMPSVDRRLETYQKKIEANFASIFRQMELYLLEGDNQWDGKEITETASIIHEAKTLAFRDVENHFLRNENLYYHYFRMREKQFELIERLLPLISNLSVTVEQGEMIADFIKDLREHIHPGNTAHMFLRKLHEMKASFQEMELPKTRDEFETRACLLHLVRELEQYLVMKSYFKGLK, encoded by the coding sequence ATGAAGCCATTTAGAATAGGTTACAGGACAATTAAAACTGCTTTGGGAACAGCTGCCGCGATCAGCCTCGCCCAATTGTTCGGACTTCAGAATTTCCCCTCAGCAGGAATCATTGCGATTCTTTGCATTCAGGTAACAAAGAAAAAATCCCTGCAAAGCTCATGGGCGAGATTTCTGGCGTGTTCCATAGCCATCTTATTTTCATTCGTATTTTTCGAGCTGTTCGGCTACTCTCCCATTGTCATTGGATTCATGCTGCTGTTATTTATTCCGGTAGCCGTTATGGCAAAAGCGAAGGAGGGCATTGTCACCAGCTCTGTCATCATTCTTCATTTATACGCATCCAACCACATTACTTTATCGCTCATATTAAATGAGCTTGCACTAATAGCAACAGGTATCGGTGTTGCCCTAATCATGAACCTTTATATGCCGAGCGTCGACCGAAGGCTGGAAACATACCAAAAAAAGATAGAAGCCAATTTTGCCTCAATTTTCCGTCAGATGGAGTTATATCTGCTTGAAGGAGACAATCAATGGGATGGCAAAGAGATAACAGAAACGGCAAGTATTATTCATGAAGCCAAAACACTTGCCTTCCGGGATGTTGAAAACCATTTCCTCCGGAACGAAAACCTGTATTACCATTATTTTCGGATGAGAGAAAAACAATTTGAGTTAATTGAACGGCTATTGCCGCTGATCTCAAACTTATCCGTTACGGTTGAACAGGGGGAAATGATCGCCGACTTCATTAAGGATCTGCGCGAGCATATTCATCCCGGAAACACCGCCCATATGTTCTTAAGAAAGCTGCATGAAATGAAAGCATCCTTTCAGGAAATGGAGCTGCCGAAAACAAGAGATGAGTTTGAAACCCGCGCCTGCCTGCTTCATCTGGTGCGGGAGCTTGAACAATATTTAGTCATGAAAAGTTATTTCAAAGGCCTGAAATAA